DNA sequence from the Pedobacter sp. W3I1 genome:
TGAATCTATTAAGGCTTTTAAAACACAGTTTTATAATCCTGATGTAGATGGATTGCCAACTTATATTTCATCGCCAGAGTTTTTCGAAACCGTGATTGGTCGTTCGAGAGAATTCGGTAAAAGTATTGGCGCAACTTTTGGCGAAGGTTTTACTTCGCGGAAATTGTTGGGGGTTGATAGTTTGTTTGATTTGCGGTAATCCTGTTTTTAACCGCAAAGAAAAGAAGTGTTCCGCAAAGTACGCAAAGCAGTGGCATTTGTCTAACTAAGATTTATTTCCCTTTCTTTCCTTAGCGAAACACTTTGCGCCCTTTGCGGTTACTTTGACAGTCCAACAAAACTGCCCTTCGTTTGTTATTCTCAAAACGAATAATAATGGCGAATATATTCTCTTCTCTCAAAAACGCGTACAATCTTTTTAAACATGTAGATTTCGATAAGTTAGAAGCTTTATCGAAAAAAGTAGATTTACCCAAAATGGTCGAAACCATATCTAACCTGGATGATAAACAAATTCAGGGGATGATGAAAATGATGGGTGGGTCGGGCAAAAAGAGAGAATTACCACCAATTGAAGGCGATTTTTACCATTTGGGTGATGAAGCATTAAAAGATGAAGATCGTGAGCTTCAGTTAAAAGTACGTGCCTTTTTAGAGAAGGAAGTAAAACCCATTGTTAACCATTACTGGAACAAAGCGGAATTTCCTTTTGAAATTATCCCAAAACTTGCCGAACTTAATATTTGTGGTTTAACCTACAAAGGTTATGGCTGTCCGGGGAAATCGAATTTGATGGAAGGAATCTTAGCGATGGAAATGGCGAGGATTGATACCTCGATTTCTACTTTTTTTGGTGTACAGAGTGGCCTGGCTATGGGGTCGATCTATTTATGTGGCTCAGAAGAACAAAAACAGCAATGGCTGCCATTGATGCAACAATTTAAAATTATTGGTGCATTTGGTTTAACTGAACCTGAAGTGGGTTCGGCTGCCGCTGGAGGGCTCACTACAACCTGCAAAAAAATAGCTGGCAAATGGGTTCTAAACGGGCAGAAAAAATGGATCGGTAATGCCACTTTCGCTGATATTTTAATTATTTGGGCACGCGATGAAGAAAGCGGAGAAGTAAAGGGTTTTATTGTGAAAAAAGACAACCCGGGTTTTGCCGTAGAGAAAATGCAGGATAAAATGGCCTTACGGATTGTGCAGAATGGAATTATTACCTTAACCAATTGTGAAGTTGAAGAAGCCGACCGCCTGCAAAATGCAAACTCATTTAAAGACACGGCTAAAGTATTACAAATGACAAGGGCAGGAGTTGCGTGGCAGGCTGTAGGCTGCGCTCGCGGTGCTTATGAAAATGCTTTGGAATATACCCTGAACCGAAAACAGTTTGGCAAACCCATTGCATCTTTTCAATTAATTCAAAACCACCTAGTAGAAATGTTATCGAATTTAACGGCCATGCAAACGCTCTGTTTTCGCTTGTCGCAATTGCAGGATCAAGGGCTGTTGAAAGATGAACATGCTTCGTTAGCGAAGGTATTCTGTTCGTTAAGAACGCGAGATGTAGTAAGCAGAGCCAGAGAAGTGATGGGCGGAAACGGTATTTTACTGGAATATAATGTTGCACGATTCGTTGCCGATGCCGAAGCGATTTATTCGTATGAGGGCACAAAAGAAATTAATACACTGATTGTTGGGCGAGCCATAACCGGATTTTCGGCGTTTGTTTAGGGGCAACTCACGAAGTTTAAAAGAGCTATGCTATGGGAACTTCTGGAGTTTAAAGGAATAAATAAGAGATGTTTGTCGGTCTGAGCGTAGTCGAAGACCAGTGCGGTGCAATTAATAATGGATTTTTTAGGATTAGGAAACGAATGTCAGTATTCCATAGGTACTGTAGCCCTGCCATTCGCTTTATCCCGATGAAGAATCGGGATGTTCGCTGCTGTCAGGGTTTATTGAACAGCGGTTTGTTTTCGAGGCACTAAACTTTGAACATAAACCAGATTGGAACGGATGCCTCCCGATTTTACATCGGGATCAAATTGGGAGGAGGGAAAGGTACTGTAATTGCCAAATGTACAGAGCCCTTCATTTCCAAATCATCGATCAAAATATGCTGTGGGATTATCCACAAATGGCTTGTCAGTCTGAGCGTAGTCGAAGATCCGACGGTGCAATTAATAATGGTTTTTTTTAAGGGTTAGGAAACGAATGTCAGTATTTCTTGGCTGCTGTAGCCCCGCCATTCGCTTTACTTCGTTGCACTCGTGCTCGCTCCTGTCGGGTTTATTGAACAAGGGCTTGTTATCATAATGCATAAAATACGAAACGTTGCTACGGAACGGAAAAAAACATCATTTTTTTTCTATCCGGCAGGCGTCCCGATGGGACGGCAAAGACATAATATTCACAGATCGTCCCATCGGGACGATTCGTGGGTAGCCAATGTTTAATTGGCGTTTTCGTTCCGTAGGAACGTTTGCTATTAATCCGTTAATATTTCCGGATTCTTGGCCACCTAAACCCGATCAAAGCGGGATGCTGCCGATTTAAGCACTATTTTTTGCTTTTTATGGTGTGCTTGCTTGTTTCACAGGTTTCATCGGAGCAGAAGCAGGAGCGGGACTGAAGATGCCAAGTGCTCAGAACCATCCATTTCAAAATCAATCAGAATTAAATCTTTTAAGCAATCAACTTCTGGGATTTTACCCCTTTTTAATACGGATATTTATTAAACGCCACCTGACTCATTGCACTTTTTTCAAATAAGGCAATACAGTTTTTGTTAAAAGATGGGTCGAAGTTTACTGCTCCAGGCTGCAATGTTTTTGGAACATTTTCACCCTGCATGAAGAAGTAAACTTTTGTATTGCCGTATTTGGTGTGGGGCATTAAATTGCCATAATCTTCCATTTCTTTCCATACCGAATCTTTAACCGTTACGATGTAAATCCGTTGTACAGGGCCAGTATTGTTTGCGTTTCTATACTTTGCAATTTCTTTAAAACCAGCTTTCATATCTTCAATTCCAGGC
Encoded proteins:
- a CDS encoding acyl-CoA dehydrogenase family protein, whose amino-acid sequence is MANIFSSLKNAYNLFKHVDFDKLEALSKKVDLPKMVETISNLDDKQIQGMMKMMGGSGKKRELPPIEGDFYHLGDEALKDEDRELQLKVRAFLEKEVKPIVNHYWNKAEFPFEIIPKLAELNICGLTYKGYGCPGKSNLMEGILAMEMARIDTSISTFFGVQSGLAMGSIYLCGSEEQKQQWLPLMQQFKIIGAFGLTEPEVGSAAAGGLTTTCKKIAGKWVLNGQKKWIGNATFADILIIWARDEESGEVKGFIVKKDNPGFAVEKMQDKMALRIVQNGIITLTNCEVEEADRLQNANSFKDTAKVLQMTRAGVAWQAVGCARGAYENALEYTLNRKQFGKPIASFQLIQNHLVEMLSNLTAMQTLCFRLSQLQDQGLLKDEHASLAKVFCSLRTRDVVSRAREVMGGNGILLEYNVARFVADAEAIYSYEGTKEINTLIVGRAITGFSAFV